CGTCACTTGCGAGTATATCCACGCCCCTTCAAAACTTGACAAAACCATTGGTTCTATGTCTTGCCGCACATGGATTCGGCGAAAAGAACGCAAGCCGTGAAATCACCTCCGGCACTCAAAGGCTTGTCGATGCCCGCGTGGCAACAGGAACGAAAACCCTTGCGGAAAATCCGTGGCGTGTCCGCATTGAGATTTAGGCCGTTTGGCCGATGGCTCGCCAGCACAGTGCGGGCGCATCGGTGACGCTCGCCCATGGGATCGCCACGCCTTAGCCTATGCGGGCTATGCGCCCGCACCGCCTTACACCGGGAACGCCCACCATGATCAGTACGCCCTCCATCGCCCCGTTCGACGCTGCGCCGCTCGCGGGCAAGACCGTCCTTGTCACGGGCGGTGCGCAAGGCATCGGTCGCGGCATCGCGCAGGCCGTGCTCGGCGCGGGCGGCAACGTTTTCATCGGTGATCTGGATGCGGAAGCCGGCAAGGCTTGCATCGACGAATGGAACGTCGGCAAGCGTGCGGCCTTCGCCGTGCTTGATGTGTCACACGAAACCAGCGTTCGCCGGTGGATGGCGGCCGCACGCAAACGCTTCGGCCGTATCGACGGACTGGTGAACAACGCAGGTATCGCCAACCCACACACCGGCCCGCTTGATGAACTGTCGCTCGATCACTGGAATCGCTACCTGGCCACCAACCTCACCGGCCCCTTTCTCTGCAGCAAGCACGCGTTGGCCGACCTGAAACAACACAAAGGTGCGGTGATCAACATCGCCTCCACGCGTGCACTGCAATCAGAAGCAGATTCGGAAGCCTATGCCGCAACCAAGGGTGGCCTGCTCGCTTTCACGCATGCACTCGCGATAAGCGCAGGCCCTGACGTCCGGGTTAACGCCATTCTTCCCGGATGGATCGCCACCGATGCGTGGCGCAAACCTGCCGAGCGTCAGGCTCCCTCACTCAGCCGTCGCGACCACGCGCAGCATCCCGCAGGCCGCGTCGGCATTCCTGAGGACATCGGTGCACTGGTCGTGCTCCTGCTGTCGGCACAGTCGTCCTTCATCACCGGCCAGCACTTCGTCGTCGATGGCGGCATGACCATCAAGATGCAGTACGTGTAAGCCGGCCGCCCAAGTCATACACATCGCCCGCAACCTGTGGGCACCGGGCTTGAGAGATCGAGCCCCGCGACCGGGGTGCGCTGCCCTGCCTTGCGGAACCCGCGCGCCCGCCATTGAGGGCGGATTGCAGGCCAGGCACTTGCAATCGCATTTCATTTCATTATTAATTCTGTCGAATACTTTCGATTGGTTATCCTGAGCCGTCCAACGAAAGGGCGACCGAGGGTAGCCCAGGCTTCCATCCGCCCATGCCTTGCCACTTCCGGGCGGTCTATCGCTGCACCACCATCTCAACCGAGAGGAGCAGTTATGCGCTACCTGGCTTTAGGCTTGGGGATAAGCATGGGCATGTGCCTGTTTGCCAGCACGGCAACCGCGCAGGACGCCGCGCCCACCGTACCGCTGGGCGGCAACGCCTACGTCACCCACCCGTCGCCCGCAGGCGACGAGACGATTACCGACACCGGCCTGCACAACTGGGATTCGCCCAAGGCCGTCGTCAGCGTGTACTTCGACGTACAACAAGCGGGCGAGTTGAACCTTGCGCTGGTGGGCGCGCTCAACGGCGGCAGCCATAGCGCGATCAAGGTCTCGATTGGCGACCAGGCACGCGTGGTCAAACTGTCCTCCGTCGCGTCACCCGTCGTTCCGGTGGGTAACTTCACTATCCGCAAGCCGGGTTACGTCAAGGTCGATCTGCAGGGCATCTCCAGCGACGGGGGCTATTTCGGCGACATCTCGGGCTTGCAGATTTCAGGCAGCGCCACCGCGACGGGCACGGTATTCGCCAACGACCCCAGCAACTTTTACTGGTCACGTCGCGGCCCCTCCGTGCACCTGGGTTTCAACGTGCCCGCCAACACGGAGTACTTC
This genomic window from Dyella terrae contains:
- a CDS encoding glucose 1-dehydrogenase, with the translated sequence MISTPSIAPFDAAPLAGKTVLVTGGAQGIGRGIAQAVLGAGGNVFIGDLDAEAGKACIDEWNVGKRAAFAVLDVSHETSVRRWMAAARKRFGRIDGLVNNAGIANPHTGPLDELSLDHWNRYLATNLTGPFLCSKHALADLKQHKGAVINIASTRALQSEADSEAYAATKGGLLAFTHALAISAGPDVRVNAILPGWIATDAWRKPAERQAPSLSRRDHAQHPAGRVGIPEDIGALVVLLLSAQSSFITGQHFVVDGGMTIKMQYV